A stretch of DNA from Streptomyces rubradiris:
GCGAGGGACAGATCGTGACCGCGGTCCTGGACCGCACCCCGTTCTACGCCGAGTCCGGTGGCCAGGAAAGCGACGCCGGCCACCTCACCGGCGCTTCGGTGGAGGCCGAAGTCCTGGACGTGCAGCGCCCGCTGCCCGGGCTGGTGGTCCACCAGGTGCGCGTCACAGCGGGTGAGCTCGCGGTCGGTGACGAGGTCACGGCGGCCGTGGATCCCGAGTGGCGGCTCGGCGCGCGGCAGGCCCATTCCGGCACCCACGTCCTGCACGCGGCCCTGCGCCAGGTGCTCGGCCCCACCGCACTGCAGTCCGGCTCGTACAACCGCCCCGGCCACCTGCGGCTCGACTTCCCCTGGCGGGGCGCCCTGTCGCCGTCCGCCCAGAGCGAGATCGAGGAGGCCGCCAACCAGGCACTGCGCCGTGACCTGCCGGTCGGCGTCCGCTGGATGACCCTGCCGGAGGCGAAGGAGCTGGGCGCGCTCGCCCTCTTCGGCGAGACCTACGGCGAGAAGGTCCGTGTCGTCGAGATAGGCGGCGCCTGGTCACGGGAGCTGTGCGGCGGCACGCACGTCGAGCACGCGTCGCAGATCGGCGTCGTCGCGCTGACGTCACAGTCCTCGGTCGGTGCGGGGATGCGGCGCCTGGAGGCCGCCGTCGGCATCGAGGGATTCGGCTACCTGGCCCGCGAGCGCGACCTGGTCGCCCGGATCGCGGAGCAGGTCCAGGCGCCACGCGCCGAACTCCCCGACCGCGTCGCAGGGTTGCTGGAGCGGCTGAAGTCGGCCGACCGGGTGAACCAGCGGCTGCGGCAGGCCGCCCTGCGCGCACGCGCCGCCGAACTGGCGGGCCGGGCACAGGACGCGGACGGAGTCCTGGTGGTCACCGCCACGGCGGACGGCGGCCCGGACGACACCAGGACCCTGGCCACCGCCGTCCGCGACCTGCTCCCCGCCGACCGTCCCGGCGTCGTGGTGATCGGAACGGCCGCCGGCGGCAGGACGAGCCTGGTGGCCGCCGTCAACGGGGCCGCCGACGCGTCGGGACTGCACGCCGCGCGACTGGTCAAGCGGCTCCTGAACGGCAAGGGCGGCGGAACGGCGCGACTGGCCCAGGGCGGCGGCCTGCCCGCGGGCGATCTGCGTCGCGTACTGGAGTCCGTACCGGCAACTCTCCACGGCCACTGAGGACTTTCCGCCGGCCTGCCGGAGGGCGGGCCCGGCTACTCCCGGGCGCCGATCACGTCGGCCGGCCTGCCCAGCAGGGAGACCCTGGCTGAGACCCCGCCCGACCCGGCAGGCAACGCGTGGGCCCCGGCCACCGGCGAGCACTTTCGCGCCAACGACCTGCGAGGCGAGGCCGAGCGGGAGCCGCGTTGTCAGTGCCGGGCGCTAGTGTCGTTCGCCCGGCAAGGAGCCGGCGAACTCACCGGGAGCACGAGAACGCCATGCCCGACAACCACACCGGATACCGGATCTCCGTCATCGACGAGGACCCCCTGCGCGCACGCAAGGAGGCACGCGAACTGCTCGCCGTGCTCGCCGAGGCGGACCCCACGGCCAGGCTCGACCTGCCCGCGCCCGGCGGCCCGCCGGGAGCCGGGGACAAGGGCGGTCCCTCCGCGGAGACCGTCGGGCTGCTGCTGAGCGCCGGCTCTTTCGCCGTCGCTCTGGTGCAGACATGGCTGGCGCGGGTCCCGCAGCGGACCATCGTCGTCAAGCGGCCCGACGGCGCGGTCCTGCACGTCACCGGCAAGGAGGCCCGCGAGGACGACACACTGATCGAGCGGTTCCTCGCGGACGGCGGTGACGAGGGCACGACGGCGGGCTGAGCGACGATGACCGACAACGACCGACACGCCCTGCTCGTCGGCGTCTCCACCTACGACAGCGAGGCGTACGCCGACCTCCCCGCCGTACGCGCCGATCTGCACTACATGCGGGCCGTCCTGGAGAACACCGAGATCGGCATGTACAACGAGTGCGCGATGGCCGCCGAGCCGACGCGCGCGGAGATGCTGCACGCCGTGGAGACGTTCCTGGAGGCCCGGCAGCCCAGCGAGACCGCGCTGCTCTACTTCAGCGGGCACGGCGAGTACTGCGAGCAGGACGGCCAGCTGTACTTCCTGACCCGGGACACCGATCCGGCCGACCTGCCGGGCACGGCCGTACCGGCGGAGTTCCTGGAGCGGATGCTGCAGTCCTGCCGGGCCGCCTCCAAAGTGGTCCTGCTGGACTGCTGCTCCAGTGGTTCCGTCGTGCAGGGCTGGACCGCCAAGGGGCCTTCGCCCGAGCCGGACCGGCCCGCGGCGAGCACGCTGCTGCGGCCGACCGGCGTGTACTTCATCACCGCGTCCGACGCCCTCCAGGCGGCCTCCGCGATGGCGCCGCCCGGCTCCGGCCTCGGCACCTCCCGGTTCACCGGGGAGATCGTCGAGGGACTGCGCAACGGCCGGATCAAGGACGGCGGCTGGATCACCCCGGACGACCTCTTCGACTACCTGACCGCGCAGATGGCCCGCAAGGGCGTGCCGGAGGAACAGCGGCCCACCAAGTCCACGATCAGGGCCACCCGCAGCCTCCCCTTCGCCCGGTCGGTGGCACGACCGGTGCGGCTGCCCGCGCCGCCCCACGACGCCGTCGACACCGCCCGGCGCTCCCCCACGCTGCTGAAGGCCCGGGAGCTGGCCGAGGCGGACGAACGGGACGGCGTCGACGCACAGCGGCTGTTGCGTTACTACGCGGACTGCCTCACCGCGCAGGCGGCGGCCGGCATGCGGCCCGACCGGGACGGCGGCCGGAACGAGAAGTACTTCCTGCTCGCCCAGGGCGAGGAGACCATCCAGTCGGGCCGCGGACCGCACATCGTCGCGCCCGGATCGCTGCCCCGGCCGCGGGACGGGCGGGCCGGGCCGGGCACCGAGGCGCGGCACGAGTACTGGTACGGGTATCCGGCGATCACGCTGCCCGCGCGGGACGGCGGCCGGGGGCGGCGCGCGACGGTGGCGCTGGCACCCCTGCTCGTCCAGCAGATGGAGCTGGCACCGGACGAGAACGGCCGGGACGTGCTCCGGCCCAGCGGTGTGCCGTCACTGCACAGCGGTGTCGTCTCCGAGTTCCTGGACGCGGACGACGCCGCCGATCTGCTGGCCCACTGGCAGCCGGCCTGGCAGGAGGGCAACGACGCGCAAATGCTGCGCGCCATCCGGGAGTTGCTCCAGAAACTGGGGCTGCCGGAACTCGAACCGCTGGACCCGTCCGCGCTCAGCGAGCGCACGGTCATGCAGGCGCTACGGCCCGGCGCGCACAACGCGGCCGTGCTGCTGGTGCCGTCCGGCGCGGAGGCCATGGCCACCCAGGCGCTGGTGGACAACCTGCTCCAGATCTCCACGCGGACGGGGCAGATCCCGGGCACCGCCTTGGGCGCGTTGCTCGACGGCGGGGCCGGGCGGGCTCCGGCCGGCCCCGCCACCGCGGGAGACCCGGTGCCGCCCGTGCCGCCCGTCGCTCCGGGGCCGTGCAACGAGAGCCAGGAGCAGGTGATCTCCGCGGCGATGACCCAGCCGCTGACGGTGGCGACCGGACCGCCGGGAACCGGCAAGAGCGAGGTCGTCACGGCGGTCGTCACCACCTGCGTCGCCGCGGGGCAGTCGGTGCTGGTCGCCTCCACGAACAACGAGGCCGTGAACGTCGTCGCCGAGCGCTGCGACGACATCGCGCCCGGTCTGCTGATGCGCACGGGCAACACCGAGGCGCTGGAACGGGAGGCGGCCAAACTGGAACGGCTGCTGGCCGGACCGGTCGAGGCGCCCCGGCGCGGCTCGGCCACCGTGGGCGGCGAGTTGCGCAACACCCGCAAGACGGCGCAGCGGCTGCGGACGGAGGCGGCCCGCCGCGTCGGTGAGGAGACGCGGCTGCTGGAACTGCTCCGCGACCGGGCGGAACGGGCCGCCGGCCTGGAGCTGCCGCTGCCCCTCCTCGAAGGGGCCTGGGCGGCGGACGCCGACGGCCCGGACACGCTGGACCGGTGGGCGGAGCGGGCCCGGAGGACGGCCGGGGCCCGCTGGTGGCAGCTCGGGGGGTGGCGACGTGGGCGGGCACTCGCCGCGCTGGTCGCGGCGGTGGCGGAGCCCCCGGAGGGGCCCGGACCGGCGTGGCCCGCCTGGGCGACGCGACGACCGGCGCCGCCGGAGCTGCTGGAGTCCCTGGCCGGGGTCGTGTCGGTGGAGCGGGAGGTACGGGAACTCGTCCGCCGGCACGGGGAATGGGACGAGGACGGGCTCAAGTCCTCCAGGGCCGCGACGGCGGAAGCACTGTCCGGCCTGTCGGCGGAACTGTCCCGCGCGCTGTCCGCCGAGGCCCTGAACCGGGCCACCGGCCTGCTGAACCAGCGGCTCCAGGCGCTCCGCCGCCGCTCCGGCTACCAGCGCAGCCAGAAGAACCTGATGACACAGATCAAGGGATGGGCCGTCAGCACCCACTCCGTGCGGCAGCTCGAACTCACCCCGAAGCTGTTCGACCTCGTCGTCATCGACGAGGCCAGCCAGTGCTCCATCCCGTCGGTGCTGCCGCTGCTGTTCCGGGCCCGCCGGGCCCTGATCATCGGCGACCCCATGCAACTCGGGCACATCCCGGGTGTGTCACCGCAGCAGGAGAAGCAGGCACGGACGCGGGCCGGGCTGAGCGCCGCGCAACTGGAGCACCGCCGCCTCGCCTACCACGTGTACTCCTCGTACCACGCCGCCGAACAGCACGGCGAGGGCGCGCTGCTCCTCGACGAGCACTACCGCTGTCACCCGCGGATCGCGGACGTGGTCAACGGCCACTGCTACGGCGGCCGGCTGCGGGTGCTGACCGACGTGCGGCGGCAGGTACCGGGACACGACCCGGTGGGAGCGGCCGACCCGGCGCCGGTGCTCGGCTGGGTCGACGTACCCTCCGGGGAATCGGCACGCGGCGGCGACGGGCGGTCCTGGCGGAACACGGCCGAGGCGGAGGCCGTGCGGCGCGTGGTCGACGGGCTGCTGGCGGGGCTCGCGCCGGACGCGACCGTGGGAGTGGTCACGCCGTTCAGGGCGCAGAAGGAGCTCCTGGCCCGGATGTGGCGGGACGACGACCGGGTCCGGGTCGGCACCGTCCACACCTTCCAGGGCGGGCAGCGCGACGTGATGGTGCTCAGCCCGGTGGCGGCGCCCAACACCCCGCCCCCGACGACGCACTGGGTCGCGAGCCAGGTCAACCTGTGGAACGTGGCGGTCACCCGGGCCAAGTCGCAGCTGATCACCGTGGGCGGCCTCGCCTTCTGGCGGGAACAGAGCGGCCTGCCGGCCCTCCTCGCCGCGCGCTCGGTGCCGCTGGGGGCGGACGCCGACGGCACGACGGCCGGGGCCGGCCCGACCTACCCGGTGACCGAGGCCCGCGAAGACCTCGCCGACCGCCTGCAGCGGTACCTCACCGGACGTGGCATCACCGATCTGGAGCGGGCCGCTCTCGTCGGCGGACACCCTGTGGACCTGCTGTTCACCGACGCCGGCGCGAACACGGCGGTACTGATCGACCCCGGACCGAGGCCCGGCGAAGATGCCGCGCGGCACCTCAGGCTCCTCCACGCGCGAGGCGACCTGCTCACCGGACTGCCCTCGGGTGGGCATGGCGCCAAGGCCGGCCCGGTGAGCCGGACGGTACGGGTGCCCGCCTGGCGCATCCTGGCGGGCGAGACCGCGCTGGCACCGCTGTTCGACTGAGCGACGCGCGGGCCGGCCGCCTCGACAGGGCGGGTGCGGTTCTCGACGCCCGGCCCGACGCGCCGGCCGGAGACATCCGCCCGCCCAGGCGTCCGTCACGGCGCCATCGTCCCCCAGAGCGGCGTCAGCTGGGTGCCGTACACCGACGCACACCCCTTCCACGGCCAGGTGATGCGACTCGACGCCTCCCCCGTCCCGCTCGCCGGCGACACCGTTGTCGAGCCCGGTGCCGTCGTCGGGCCGGGCTGGTTCTGCGCCAAGGACATCTCCCCCGACGACCGCGTCGAGTTCACCGACACCGCGGCCGACGCATACGGGCTGCCCGCCCCGCGCGTCCGCTACCGCTACGGCGACCGCGACCTGGCCACGATCGAACAGGCCAAGAAGGCCGTCGCCGAAGCGGGAGCCGCCGTCGGCGTCCCCCTCGACGCCGGCCCCCTCCTGCTGCCCGCGGGCAGCTCCCTGCACTACCAGGGCACCACCCGCATGGGCCCCGCCGACGACGGCACCAGCGTCTGCGACAGTCACAGCCGCGTCCGGAACACCCGCGGGCTGTGGGTCGCCGGCAACAACGTCATCCCGACGGCCGCCGCCTGCAACCCCACCCTGACCTCCGTCGCCCTCGCCGTCCGGGGCGCCCGCGCGCTCCTGGACCACCTCCAGTCCACGGCCGGGCGGAACACACCGGCCGCCCGGGCGGGTAGCGGCACCGCCTGACCGCGGGTCGGGTACGGCCGGCGCCGAGGCGGGTGCTCCGCTACGAGACGCCGGCCAGGTGCCTGCCGACCCGCATGGCCGTCTCCCGCAGCCAGATGTGGGCCGCGTCATGGGTGTGGACCGGGTGCCACCACAGCGCCTCGCGCACCGGCACCGCCTCGTAGGGCGGCTCCACCACCCGGACGGCGGCGATCGGCGTCAGCATCCGTGCCAGCCGTTCCTGGATCAGGGCGATGCGCCGGGTGCCGGTGACCAGCAGGGGCAGGAGCTGGAAGCTGTCGACGGACACTTCCGCGCGCGGTTCGACGCCGAGCATGCCGAGCTGGCGCACGGCCGGCGCGTCGTAGGTGCGCTGGTACGTCACCCACGGGAGCCGGGCGAGGTCCTGCCGGGTGAGCCGGTCCCCGACCGTGGGGTGGTCGGCGGCGACGAGGAACACCCAGCGGTCGTCGTAGAGGTCGGTGGCGGGGAAGTCGCTGATCACGCCGTGCGGCATGAGCAGGCCGTCGGTGGCGCTGAGCAGGGTGGCGGTGTCGTCGACGACGGACGGCTGGGTCTGGGTGAAGCGGAGCCGGATGCCGGGGGCCTCCTCGTGCACGACGCGGGCGAGTTCGGTGCCGAAGACGGCCACCGCGTAATCGGAGGCCATCAGCTTGAACTCGCGGTCCTCCGTGGCCGGGTCGAAGTCGGCCTGGCTGGAGAAGAGGCGTTCCAGCACGTCGTAGGCGGTGGAGGTGCGGTCGAGGAGGACCTGGCCGAGGGCGGTCAGCTCGTAGTGGCCGCCGACGCGGGCGAGCAGGTCGTCGTCGAAGTGGCGGCGCAGCCGGGCCAGGGCGGCGCTCATCGCGGGCTGGCTGAGGCCGACGCGCTGCCCGGCGCGGGTGACGTTGCGCTCCTCCAGCAGGGCGCGCAGGGCGACGACGAGATTGAGGTCGAGTCGGGTCAGGTTCACGGATCGGTCCTCGCACGGGGCAACGAGCAAGCAGGGACGGTGAGCGGCGGAAATAAACCAGGTGGATGCCGACCATCCACAGAATCTATTTCCCTGATCGCGAGCGGCGGGTCCAGATTAGTCCCACCGCAATCAGGAGGACACGTCCGTGAAACCCGAACCCGCGTCCGCGCTCTTCGCCGGACCCTTCGCCCTCGCCACCCTCTCGGCCCCGGGCGGGCCGGAGTTCCCCGCCCTCGTCACGCCGGACGGCCTCGCCCTCGATCTGCGGGACGCCTTCGGCGAGGACCGGCTGACCACGCTGGACGTGCTGGACCGCTGGGAGACGGCGCTGCCGCGACTGCGCGCCCTCGCCGCGGACACCGGCCCGGCCCGCACGGCCGTCACGGACCTGCGCGTGCACGCGCCCGTCTCACCGCGCCAGGTGTTCCAGTCGGGCGCGAACTACCGGCAGCACGTGATCGACCTGCACGTCGCCCACCGCGCGCCCGGTGACGACCGGCCGGAGAGCGAACGCCGCGCCGAGGCCGCCGAGATCATGGACCGGCGGGCGGCCGAGGACCTGCCGTACGTCTTCATCGGACTGCCGAGCGCGATCACCGGGCCGTACGACGACGTCGTCCTGCCCGCGTGGGCCGAACAGCCCGACTGGGAGCTGGAGCTGGCGGTCGTCATCGGCAGGCCCGCCCACCGGGTGCCGGTGGAGGACGCGGCGCGGTACATCGCCGGTTACACCATCGCCAACGACCTGACCGACCGGGCCACCGTCTTCCGCCGGGACATGCCGCAGATCGGCACCGACTGGCTGCGCAGCAAGAACGCCCCCGGGTTCACCCCGCTCGGCCCCTGGATCGTGCCGGCCGAGTCGATCGCCGACCCGGACGACCTGCGGGTCACGCTCAAGCTCAACGGCGAGACCATGCAGGACGAGTCGACCGGCGATATGATCTTCACGGTCGCGCGCATGGTGTCGTACGCCTCCCAGAGCGCCCGCCTGCTCCCCGGGGACCTGGTGCTCACCGGCTCCCCCGCCGGCAACGGCATGCACTGGGGCCGGCTGCTGCGCGACGGCGACGTCATGGAGGGCACGGTCACCGGGCTCGGAATCCAGCGCACCCGTTGTGTCGCGGAGGGTGCCGCGTGAACCGTCACGACCCGGAGGGCTCGATCGCCGAGGCCGCCAAGGCGTACTCCAACTGGGGGCGCTGGGGCGCGGACGACCGGCTCGGCACCCTCAACTTCCTCGAGGAGGCGAAGCGGCGCGAGGGCGCGGCCCTGGTGCGGCGGGGCGTCAGCTTCTCGCTGGCGCAGTCCTTCGACATGAGCGGCCCGCAGAAGGGCTGGCGGCGGCGCACCAACCCGGTGCACACCATGCTGGACACCGGCACCGACGCCGCCCTCGGCAACCAGGGCTTCCCGCACGGGTTCGGCGGCGCCGACGACGTGATCGCGATGCCGCTCCAGTGCTCGACCCAGTGGGACGGGCTGGGCCACATCTTCGACCACGGCAAGGCGTGGAACGGCCGGGACGCCGAGAAAGTGGTCACCTCCGACGGCGACCTCGTCACCGGCATCGAGCACATGGCCCCGTACGTCGCCGGCCGCGGCGTCCTGCTCGACGTGGGCCGGGTGGCCGGCGAGGGCGGGGAACTGCCGGACGGGTTCGCGATCACCGAGGAGCACCTGACGGCGACGGCCGAGGCGCACGGCGTGCGCGTGGGCCGCGGGGACATCGTCGTCGTACGGACCGGGCAGCTCACCCGGGCCCGCCGCGAGGGCTGGGGCGACTACGCCGGCGGTCCCGCGCCCGGCCTGTCGTTCACCACGGCCGGCTGGCTGCACCGCACCGAGATCGCCGCGATCGCCACCGACACCTGGGGCTTCGAGGTCCGCCCGAACGAGTTCGAGCACGCCTTCCAGCCGCTGCACCAGGTCGCCATCCCGAACATCGGCCTGCTGATCGGCGAGATGTGGGACCCGGACGCGCTCGCCGAGGACTGCGCCGCCGACGGCGTGTACGAGTTCTGGCTCACCGCCGCGCCCCTGCCCGTCACCGGCGCCGTCGGCTCCCCGGTCAACCCGGTCGCCGTCAAGTAACCAGCGCGACGAAGGAGTTACGCATATGAGCACAGCCCGCACGGTCCTGGTGATCGGCGGCGGCGCGGCCGGCAACGCCGCCACGATCCTGCTGCGCCGGGCCGGGATCGCGGTGGACCTCGTCGAGGCCAAGGACGACTGGAACGCCACCGCCGGCTCCGGCATCACCCTCCAGGGCAACGCCCTGCGCGTCCTGCGCGAACTCGGCGTCTGGGAACGCGTGAAGGAGTCGGGCTTCGCCTTCGACTCGGTCGGCATCACCGCTGTCGACGGCACCGTCCTGCACGTCGCCCGGGACGTCCGTACCGGCGGCGACGACCTGCCCGCCACCGTCGGCATGCAGCGGCCCCGGCTCCAGCGGATTCTCATCGACGCCGTACGCGCCTCGGGCGCCCGGGTCCGGCTGGGCACCCGGGCCACGGAGTTCGAGCAGGACGCCGACGGCGTGACCGTACGCTTCACCGACGGCACCGAGGGCCGCTACGACCTGGTGATCGCCGCCGACGGCATCGGCTCGGCGACCCGCGCGGCCATCGGCATCACCGACAAGCCGGAACCGACCGGCATGGCCATCTGGCGCGTCGCCGCCCCCCGCCCGGCCGGCGTGAGCCGCACCGACCTCACCTACGGCGGCCCGGCCTACATCGCCGGCTACTGCCCCACCAGCGACACCACGATCTACGCGTACGTCGCCGAGGCCAACCGCGACCGCGCCACCATCCCGCCGGAGACGTACGCCGACGAGATGCGCCGCCTGGCCTCCGCCTACGGCGGGCACTGGACGGACATCCTCCCGCACATCACCGACCCGGCGCAGGTCAACTACACGTGGTTCGACCGGATGCTGGTGGAGGGCCCCTGGCACCGCGGCCGGGTGGTCCTCGCCGGTGACGCGGCCCACTGCTGCCCGCCGACCCTGGCGCAGGGCGCGGCGATGTCCCTGGAGGACGCCCTCGTCCTCGCCGGACTGCTCACCAGCGGCCGGGAGTGGGACGACGCGCTGCTGCGGGAGTACCACGAGCGCCGGCTGCCGCGCGTGCGGACGGTGGTCGAGGCGTCCGTGCGGCTCGGCCGGTGGCAGCTGGACGGCGTGCGGGACGCGGACGTGCCCGGCCTGATGGGACGCGTCATGACGATGCTGCGGGAGCTGCCGTGACGACCACCCCCACGGTGGACGTGCACGCGCACGTCCTGCTGCCCGAGGTCGAGGCGCTGGTGGCCGGCCTGCCGGGCCTGGCCGAGGCCCGTGCGCTCGACGCCCGTCGGGGCGGTCCGGCCGCCCTGGAGGTCAACGGCCCGATGGTGCGCGAGCGCGCCCCGAGGATGACGGACCCGCGCCTGCGGCTGGCCGCGATGGACGAACAGGGCGTGGACGTGCAACTGGTCAGCCCCTCGCCCTCGCACTACCACTACTGGGCCGACGAGGCCACCGCGGAGCGGGTGTACCGGCTGGCCAACGAGGCGACCGCCGCGCACTGTTCGGCCGCGCCCGACCGGTTGCGGGGGCTCGGGCTGGTCCCGCTCCAGCACCCCGGTCAGGCGGTACGCGCCCTCGATCACGCGCTGGAGCAGGGCCTGGCCGGTGTGGAGATCTCCAGCCACGCCCCGGGGCGGGAACTGTCCGACCCGGACTACGAACCCTTCTGGTCCCGGGCGCGGGAGACGGGCGCGGTCGTCTTCCTGCACCCCTTCGGCTGCACGCTCGACGAGCGGCTGGACCGGTGGTACCTGTCCAACAGCGTGGGCCAGCCGGTGGAGAACGCCGTCGCGCTCTCCCACCTGATCTTCTCCGGCGTCCTGGACCGGCATCCGGACCTGACGCTGATCGCGGCCCACGGCGGCGGTTACCTGCCGACCCACATCGGCCGCGCCGACCACGCCTGGACCGCCCGCTCCGACGCGGGCGCCGGCTGCGCCCACCTGCCCAGCAGCTACCTCAAACGCCTGTACTTCGACTCCCTCGTGCACGATCCGCACGTGCTGCGGGAGCTGGTCCGGGTCGCGGGCGCGGACCGGGTGCTGCTCGGCTCCGACTTCCCCTTCGACATGGGCACCGAGGACCCCGTCGGCGCGCTGCGCGCCGCCCGGCTGGCCGACCCCGACTTCCACGCCGTACGCGGCGGCAACGCCTCCGCCCTCCTCTTCAAGGAGTGATCCCATGCGTCTGCTCACCCACCTGCGGCACGTCGACCTCGCCGTGCCCGACTACGACAAGCAGCTCGACTTCTACGCCGGTGTCTGGGGCCTGACCAAGGTCGCCGAGGACTCCGGGATCTCGTTCCTGGCCGCCGAGGGCTCCCCGGAGCAGTACGTCGTCCGGCTGCGCAAGGCCGAGGAGAAGCGCCTCGACCTGGTCTCCTACGGCACCGCCTCGGCCGCCGACGTGGACACGCTCGCCGAGCGACTGCTCGCCCAGGGCGTTCAGTTGATCACCCGGCCGGGCAAGGTGGACACCCCCGGCGGCGGCTACGGCTTCCGCTTCTTCGACGTCGACGGCCGCACCATCGAGGTCTCCGCCGACGTCGCGGTACGGCGGCACCGCAAGATCGAGGAGAAGGAGTCGATCCCGGTCAAGCTGAGCCACGTCGTCCTCAACTCCCCCGACCTGAACCGGACTCGGGAGTGGTACGAGCGCCACCTGGGCTTCCGCCTCTCCGACACGCTCAGCTCGCCGCACATGGGAGAGGTCATGCACTTCATGCGGATCTCCAGCCAGCACCACTCCATGGCGCTGGCGAAGGGCCCGCACACCTCCCTGCACCACATCTCCTTCGAGATGCGCGGCATCGACGAGTACATGCGCGGCTCCGGCCGCGTGATCCGCGCCGGGTACAGGAAGATCTGGGGGCCCGGCCGGCACATGGCGGGTGACAACACCTTCACGTACTTCCTCGACCCGCACGGCAACACCGTCGAGTACACGACCGAGCTGGAGGTACTGGACGAGGACACCTGGCACCCGCACGTCTACGACTTCTCCCGGCCCGAGGTCACCGACCAGTGGGGCACCGCCAACCCCATGAACGAGTTCGTCGCCAAGGAGTCCTTCAACGACCCCGACCGCGGCGTCTTCGTCGCCCCGCCGGTCTGATCCCACCCGCTCGCTCCCGGGGGCGCGGCCGGCCCTGACACCCGCCCTGCCCCAGCCCCGCCGTGCCCCCGGGCTTCACCGGCCAGGAGCCACACCATGCGTTTCGCCGCCTACGAGCACCACCACCGCGTCCGCGTCGCCGTAGTACAGGACGACGGCACGCTTCTGCCCCTGCCCGGCGTCGCCTCGCTCACCGATCTGCTGCGCGAGTCCGGCGGCCTGCCCGGCCTGCTCGCCGCGGGCGCGGCGGCGCTGGACGTGCCGCCCGGCCCCCATGTGTCGCAGGTCCGGCTGCTGCCGCCGCTCCAGCCCGCCTCCGTCCGCGACTTCGTCACCTTCGAGGAGCACGTCGAGGGGGTACGGCGGTCGGTGGACGGCGCGGCGGGCGTGCCCGCGCAGTGGTACGCGGCGCCCACCTTCTACTTCACCAACCCGCACGCGGTCTACGCGACCGGCGACGGCATCCCGGTGCCGCCCGGCTCGGCCGTCCTCGACTTCGAGCTGGAAGTGGCCGCCGTCATCGGCCGCGAGGGCGGCGACCTCACCCCCGAGCAGGCCCGCGACCACATCGTCGGCTACACGGTCTTCAACGACTGGTCGGCCAGGGACCTCCAGTCCGCCGAGATGAAGGTGGGCCTCGGCCCCTGCAAGGGCAAGGACACGGCCACCACACTCGGCCCGTACCTGGTCACCGCCGACGAACTGGAGCCGTACCGGGACGCCGACGGCTTCCTGCGCCTCACGCTCACCGCGGAGGTCAACGGCGAGGTCGTCGGCCGCGACCTCCTGTCCAACATGAGCTGGACGTTCGAGGAGATGACGGCCTACGCCTCGCGCGGCACGCGGGTCGTCCCGGGTGACGTGCTCGGCTCGGGCACCTGCGGCAACGGCGGCTGCCTCGCCGAACTGTGGGGACGGCGCGGCGAACGGACACCGCCCCCGCTGCGGCCCGGCGACACCGTCACCCTCACCGTGCAGGGCATCGGCACGCTCACCAACACCGTCGTCCCCGGCGCCGATCCCGTGCCGCTGCCCACCGGGCGGCGCCGCGGCCGGGAGCGGCCGTGACCGGCGCGCGCCCCCAGAGGCTGCTCGGCAAGGTGGTGGTGGTCACCGGCGCCGCCCGGGGCCAGGGCGCCACGGAGGTTCAGGCGCTGGCGCGCGAGGGCGCCCCCGCCTTCCGCGAGGCCAACATCCGCGAGACACCCCTCGGCCGCACCGGCACCGCCGACGAGCTCGCACCCCTGGTCGCGTTCCTGCTGTCGGACGAGTCCTCGTTCTGATCTTACGGAGTTCGGATCGCGAGGAGAGCAGTA
This window harbors:
- a CDS encoding fumarylacetoacetate hydrolase family protein, with the translated sequence MKPEPASALFAGPFALATLSAPGGPEFPALVTPDGLALDLRDAFGEDRLTTLDVLDRWETALPRLRALAADTGPARTAVTDLRVHAPVSPRQVFQSGANYRQHVIDLHVAHRAPGDDRPESERRAEAAEIMDRRAAEDLPYVFIGLPSAITGPYDDVVLPAWAEQPDWELELAVVIGRPAHRVPVEDAARYIAGYTIANDLTDRATVFRRDMPQIGTDWLRSKNAPGFTPLGPWIVPAESIADPDDLRVTLKLNGETMQDESTGDMIFTVARMVSYASQSARLLPGDLVLTGSPAGNGMHWGRLLRDGDVMEGTVTGLGIQRTRCVAEGAA
- a CDS encoding cyclase family protein, whose product is MNRHDPEGSIAEAAKAYSNWGRWGADDRLGTLNFLEEAKRREGAALVRRGVSFSLAQSFDMSGPQKGWRRRTNPVHTMLDTGTDAALGNQGFPHGFGGADDVIAMPLQCSTQWDGLGHIFDHGKAWNGRDAEKVVTSDGDLVTGIEHMAPYVAGRGVLLDVGRVAGEGGELPDGFAITEEHLTATAEAHGVRVGRGDIVVVRTGQLTRARREGWGDYAGGPAPGLSFTTAGWLHRTEIAAIATDTWGFEVRPNEFEHAFQPLHQVAIPNIGLLIGEMWDPDALAEDCAADGVYEFWLTAAPLPVTGAVGSPVNPVAVK
- a CDS encoding FAD-dependent oxidoreductase, translated to MSTARTVLVIGGGAAGNAATILLRRAGIAVDLVEAKDDWNATAGSGITLQGNALRVLRELGVWERVKESGFAFDSVGITAVDGTVLHVARDVRTGGDDLPATVGMQRPRLQRILIDAVRASGARVRLGTRATEFEQDADGVTVRFTDGTEGRYDLVIAADGIGSATRAAIGITDKPEPTGMAIWRVAAPRPAGVSRTDLTYGGPAYIAGYCPTSDTTIYAYVAEANRDRATIPPETYADEMRRLASAYGGHWTDILPHITDPAQVNYTWFDRMLVEGPWHRGRVVLAGDAAHCCPPTLAQGAAMSLEDALVLAGLLTSGREWDDALLREYHERRLPRVRTVVEASVRLGRWQLDGVRDADVPGLMGRVMTMLRELP
- a CDS encoding amidohydrolase family protein; protein product: MTTTPTVDVHAHVLLPEVEALVAGLPGLAEARALDARRGGPAALEVNGPMVRERAPRMTDPRLRLAAMDEQGVDVQLVSPSPSHYHYWADEATAERVYRLANEATAAHCSAAPDRLRGLGLVPLQHPGQAVRALDHALEQGLAGVEISSHAPGRELSDPDYEPFWSRARETGAVVFLHPFGCTLDERLDRWYLSNSVGQPVENAVALSHLIFSGVLDRHPDLTLIAAHGGGYLPTHIGRADHAWTARSDAGAGCAHLPSSYLKRLYFDSLVHDPHVLRELVRVAGADRVLLGSDFPFDMGTEDPVGALRAARLADPDFHAVRGGNASALLFKE
- a CDS encoding VOC family protein is translated as MRLLTHLRHVDLAVPDYDKQLDFYAGVWGLTKVAEDSGISFLAAEGSPEQYVVRLRKAEEKRLDLVSYGTASAADVDTLAERLLAQGVQLITRPGKVDTPGGGYGFRFFDVDGRTIEVSADVAVRRHRKIEEKESIPVKLSHVVLNSPDLNRTREWYERHLGFRLSDTLSSPHMGEVMHFMRISSQHHSMALAKGPHTSLHHISFEMRGIDEYMRGSGRVIRAGYRKIWGPGRHMAGDNTFTYFLDPHGNTVEYTTELEVLDEDTWHPHVYDFSRPEVTDQWGTANPMNEFVAKESFNDPDRGVFVAPPV